The proteins below come from a single Campylobacter concisus genomic window:
- a CDS encoding methylated-DNA--[protein]-cysteine S-methyltransferase, giving the protein MSKAYLKSPIGILEIVASKNGICEINFVDKFKKIAVKDENLRLCLDELEAYFKGELKKFSIRLDIKTTNFRAKIYEALQKVPYGETTTYAALALAVGHKNAYRAAGSANAKNPVPIIVPCHRVLASSGLGGYSGGDGLPTKIWLLEHEAKHK; this is encoded by the coding sequence GTGTCAAAAGCTTACCTAAAATCTCCCATTGGAATTTTAGAGATTGTTGCCAGTAAAAATGGAATTTGTGAGATAAATTTTGTAGATAAATTTAAAAAAATAGCAGTAAAAGATGAAAATTTAAGGCTTTGTTTAGATGAGCTAGAGGCTTATTTTAAGGGTGAGCTTAAAAAATTTAGCATTAGACTTGATATAAAAACAACTAATTTTAGAGCAAAAATTTACGAGGCCTTACAAAAAGTACCATACGGAGAAACGACCACATACGCAGCTCTTGCACTTGCTGTAGGTCACAAAAATGCCTACCGAGCAGCAGGATCAGCCAATGCTAAAAATCCAGTGCCTATCATCGTCCCTTGCCACAGAGTGCTAGCCAGTAGCGGACTTGGTGGCTACTCTGGCGGAGATGGTCTACCAACTAAAATTTGGCTTTTAGAGCATGAAGCAAAGCATAAATAG
- a CDS encoding SDR family NAD(P)-dependent oxidoreductase — MKKTAFVTGATSGFGEAIARRLSKEGYKIVALARREDRLKKLAAELGDTHIIVADIRDKEAVFKAVESLPDKFKDIEVLVNNAGMALGLEKTIDAKVEDFEAMIDTNVKGLIYSTKAVLPLLYKQEKGYIFNLGSTAGSWPYPGSNVYGATKAFVKQFSLNLRNDLVGTNIRVTNIEPGLCKTEFSEVRFRGDKAKADSLYENTNFITSEDIATILVNCLNMPGSVNINRVEVMANTQTWAGLAIEKF, encoded by the coding sequence ATGAAAAAGACAGCTTTTGTAACTGGTGCAACATCTGGATTTGGCGAGGCGATCGCCAGAAGACTCTCAAAAGAGGGCTACAAGATAGTCGCTCTTGCAAGGCGCGAAGATAGGCTAAAGAAGCTTGCAGCAGAGCTTGGCGATACGCATATTATCGTAGCTGACATACGCGACAAAGAGGCTGTTTTTAAAGCGGTTGAGAGCTTGCCTGATAAATTTAAGGACATAGAAGTGCTTGTAAACAACGCTGGCATGGCGCTTGGGCTTGAGAAGACGATAGATGCGAAGGTGGAGGACTTTGAGGCGATGATAGACACAAATGTCAAGGGTCTTATCTACTCAACAAAGGCGGTTTTGCCACTACTTTACAAGCAAGAAAAGGGCTATATATTTAACCTAGGCTCGACAGCTGGCTCATGGCCATATCCTGGAAGTAACGTTTATGGTGCTACAAAGGCCTTTGTGAAGCAGTTTAGTCTAAATTTAAGAAACGATCTAGTCGGCACAAATATTAGAGTCACAAACATCGAGCCAGGGCTTTGTAAGACCGAATTTAGCGAGGTTAGATTTAGAGGAGATAAGGCAAAGGCGGATAGTCTTTATGAAAATACAAATTTCATCACATCTGAGGATATCGCGACGATTTTGGTAAATTGTCTAAATATGCCCGGAAGTGTCAACATAAATAGAGTCGAAGTCATGGCAAATACGCAGACTTGGGCTGGGCTTGCGATAGAAAAATTTTAA
- the lon gene encoding endopeptidase La codes for MQINENKGFPTEIPIIVEDELFLYPFMITPLFLSDEENLKALELAIQEETPILVVPTKPQQDGARDFEGIYDAGVIGTIMRRVPLPDGRVKVLFQGIDKGKILKQSGINPLRAIVDMLHVKRPSQVKTDALIVVLREKVRELSQFSHFFPPDLLKTIEESAEAIRVCDLVSSALRLKKQIAYSFFVEENLEQRLLKLIDYVIEEIEANKLQKEIKNKVHSKIDKTNKEYFLKEQLKQIQAELGADTSREEELEEYRKKLDAKKKFMAEDAYKEIKKQIDKLSRMHPDSADANTLQSYLDWVLEIPFENIAKKKSSITEVSKHLNADHYSLEKPKERIEEYFALRELLELRGVGEKVNNGAILCFAGPPGVGKTSLANSIAKALKRELVRIALGGLEDVNELRGHRRTYIGAMPGRIVQGLIEAKQMNPVVVLDEIDKVGRSYRGDPTAVLLEILDPEQNNKFRDYYLNFNIDLSKIVFIATANDVSMIPAALRDRMEFIELSSYTPQEKFEIAKKYLLPQELKKHGLKPSDVSISKDALELIISDYTRESGVRNLRRRIADILRKVAKNILTKKSEGKISVTAKNLKEFLEKKVYEIEPADKKDQIGLVNGLAWTSVGGDVLRIEAIRIQGKGSMQITGQLGDVMKESAHIAFSVVKVLIDNKKLKVPMAIVPKLDEDKRKLEASDVYRRYDLHLHVPEGAVPKDGPSAGITMATAIASILTDTKVRHDIAMTGEITLTGRVLPIGGLKEKLIAAHKAGIKTALIPRKNYDRDLVDIPAEVKGDMKIIAVDTIEDVLKNALVTKK; via the coding sequence TTGCAAATAAACGAAAATAAAGGCTTCCCAACCGAAATTCCCATCATTGTTGAGGATGAGCTATTTTTATATCCATTTATGATAACTCCGCTTTTTTTAAGCGATGAAGAAAATTTAAAGGCACTTGAACTTGCTATACAAGAGGAGACTCCGATACTTGTAGTGCCTACAAAACCTCAACAAGATGGTGCTAGGGATTTTGAGGGCATATATGATGCTGGAGTGATTGGCACGATAATGCGCCGTGTGCCGCTACCTGACGGACGCGTAAAAGTACTATTCCAGGGCATTGATAAAGGTAAAATTTTAAAACAATCAGGCATAAACCCACTTCGAGCTATCGTCGATATGCTCCATGTCAAACGCCCTTCTCAGGTAAAAACTGATGCACTAATCGTTGTTTTAAGAGAAAAAGTAAGAGAGCTTTCGCAGTTTAGCCACTTTTTTCCACCAGATCTTTTAAAAACTATCGAAGAGAGTGCTGAAGCGATCAGGGTTTGCGATCTAGTCTCAAGTGCACTTCGCCTAAAAAAACAGATCGCCTATAGCTTTTTTGTAGAGGAAAATTTAGAGCAACGCCTACTAAAGCTCATCGACTATGTTATCGAAGAGATCGAGGCAAATAAGCTTCAAAAAGAGATAAAAAATAAAGTCCATTCAAAGATCGACAAGACAAATAAAGAGTACTTTTTAAAGGAGCAGCTAAAGCAAATTCAAGCAGAGCTTGGTGCTGATACGAGTCGTGAAGAGGAGCTTGAAGAGTACCGCAAAAAGCTTGATGCGAAGAAAAAATTTATGGCTGAGGACGCCTACAAAGAGATCAAAAAACAAATAGATAAACTTAGTCGTATGCACCCAGATTCGGCAGATGCAAATACTTTGCAAAGCTATCTTGACTGGGTGTTAGAAATTCCATTTGAAAATATAGCTAAGAAAAAGTCCTCTATCACCGAAGTGAGCAAGCATCTAAATGCCGATCATTACAGTCTTGAAAAGCCAAAAGAGCGGATAGAAGAGTATTTTGCTTTGCGTGAGCTTTTGGAGCTTAGAGGCGTTGGCGAAAAGGTAAATAATGGTGCTATTTTATGCTTTGCAGGCCCTCCAGGTGTTGGTAAGACAAGCCTTGCCAACTCGATCGCAAAGGCGCTAAAGCGTGAACTAGTTAGGATCGCTCTTGGCGGACTTGAGGATGTAAACGAGCTAAGAGGCCACCGCCGCACCTATATAGGCGCTATGCCAGGCCGCATCGTGCAAGGGCTCATCGAAGCCAAGCAGATGAATCCAGTAGTTGTACTAGATGAGATCGATAAGGTTGGCAGAAGCTACCGAGGCGATCCGACTGCGGTTTTACTTGAAATTTTAGATCCTGAGCAAAATAACAAATTTAGAGATTATTACCTAAATTTCAATATTGACCTTAGCAAGATTGTTTTCATCGCCACAGCAAATGATGTGAGTATGATCCCAGCCGCACTTCGAGATAGGATGGAGTTTATAGAGCTTAGCTCATATACCCCACAAGAGAAATTTGAGATTGCAAAAAAATATCTCTTGCCCCAGGAGCTTAAAAAGCACGGACTAAAACCAAGTGATGTTAGCATAAGCAAAGATGCATTAGAGCTCATAATCAGCGACTACACAAGAGAGAGTGGCGTGCGAAATTTACGCCGTAGGATCGCTGACATACTAAGAAAAGTCGCCAAAAATATCCTCACCAAAAAAAGCGAGGGCAAGATCAGCGTCACGGCTAAAAATTTGAAAGAATTTTTAGAGAAAAAGGTCTATGAGATCGAGCCGGCGGATAAAAAAGATCAGATCGGCTTGGTAAATGGCCTTGCGTGGACGAGTGTCGGTGGCGACGTGTTAAGGATCGAGGCCATAAGGATCCAGGGCAAAGGTAGTATGCAAATCACTGGCCAGCTAGGCGACGTGATGAAAGAGAGCGCTCACATCGCATTTAGCGTCGTTAAAGTGCTGATAGATAACAAAAAGCTAAAAGTACCGATGGCGATCGTACCAAAACTAGATGAGGATAAGCGTAAGCTCGAAGCCAGCGATGTTTATAGGCGCTACGATCTTCACTTGCACGTGCCAGAGGGCGCTGTACCAAAAGACGGCCCAAGTGCTGGCATCACGATGGCAACCGCGATCGCATCTATACTAACCGACACAAAGGTAAGACACGATATAGCAATGACTGGTGAGATTACACTAACTGGTAGAGTGCTGCCGATCGGTGGTCTAAAAGAGAAGCTCATCGCTGCTCATAAAGCCGGTATCAAAACAGCTCTGATACCTCGTAAAAACTACGATCGCGACCTTGTAGATATCCCAGCTGAAGTAAAGGGCGACATGAAGATCATTGCCGTAGATACGATAGAGGATGTCTTAAAAAACGCTCTTGTAACTAAAAAATAA
- a CDS encoding bifunctional aconitate hydratase 2/2-methylisocitrate dehydratase, with translation MSFFTDYEKHVSEREKEGVPPLALNAKQTSEVCELIKLASKSSGDEKAQSELKFLISLLETRINPGVDDAAKIKANFLGEVIDGLAVSGLDAMRAIKILGKMLGGYNVEILVRALKNSDENIALAAANELKNIILVHEYFDEIVKLSSNNKFAKEVLVSWANAEWFTHKKPIEACINAVVFKVPGETNTDDLSPASEAYTRADIPLHAKAMLVKKMPEGLEILKELKARGKKVAYVGDVVGTGSSRKSGINSIQWHLGDEIEGVPNKKTGGVVIGTTIAPIFFNTAEDSGALPIVANVNELEMGDEIEIYPFKGEIYKLIGSEKKLVANFKLNPNTLSDEIRAGGRIPLMIGWQVTKKAREALGLGEEQIFIKPDQPKEQSGGYTLAQKMVGKACGVAGVRAGAYVEPEILTVGSQDTTGPMTRDEVKELASLSFGADFVLQSFCHTAAYPKPSDLVMHESLPKFINLRGGVSLKPGDGVIHSWLNRMVLPDSVGTGGDSHTRFPIGISFPAGSGLVAFAAVLGMMPLNMPESVLIKFKGELKEGVTLRDLVNAIPYFAIKRGHLSVEKKNKKNVFAGKILEIEGLESLKVEQAFELSDASAERSAAACVVNLSVDSVVEYVRSNIALIDAMMKAGYESRETLLRRKEKMQKWLENPTLLRADKDAKYAEILEIDLAQIDEPILACPNDPDDVATLSEILADDKRVHKIDEVFVGSCMTNIGHYRALARILEHESKLTTRLWIAPPTKMDKSTLEDEGVYEIFKRLNARTEVPGCSLCMGNQARVNDNAVVFSTSTRNFDNRMGMGAKVYLGSAELAAVCALLGRLPSVDEYKKIVKDSLSLNKDEIYKYLNFNEISEFSI, from the coding sequence ATGAGCTTTTTTACCGACTACGAAAAACATGTGAGCGAGCGAGAAAAAGAGGGCGTGCCACCGCTTGCGCTAAATGCCAAGCAAACAAGTGAAGTTTGCGAGCTAATAAAGCTTGCCAGCAAGTCTAGTGGCGACGAAAAGGCGCAAAGCGAGCTAAAATTTCTTATAAGTTTGCTTGAAACTCGTATCAATCCTGGCGTTGATGACGCAGCGAAGATAAAGGCAAACTTTCTTGGCGAAGTGATAGATGGGCTTGCCGTTAGCGGTCTTGACGCTATGCGTGCCATTAAAATTTTAGGCAAGATGCTTGGCGGATATAACGTGGAAATTTTGGTGCGAGCGCTAAAAAATAGCGATGAAAATATTGCACTTGCCGCAGCAAACGAGCTAAAAAATATTATCTTGGTGCATGAATATTTTGACGAGATAGTGAAGCTAAGTAGCAACAATAAATTTGCAAAAGAGGTGCTTGTTTCTTGGGCAAATGCAGAGTGGTTTACGCATAAAAAGCCAATTGAAGCCTGTATAAACGCTGTCGTTTTTAAGGTACCAGGTGAGACAAATACTGATGACCTAAGTCCAGCGAGCGAGGCTTACACAAGGGCTGACATACCACTTCATGCAAAAGCAATGCTTGTTAAAAAGATGCCTGAGGGTTTAGAAATTTTAAAAGAACTTAAAGCTCGTGGTAAAAAAGTGGCGTATGTTGGCGACGTGGTCGGCACTGGCAGCAGCAGAAAGAGCGGTATAAACTCGATCCAGTGGCACCTTGGCGATGAGATAGAGGGCGTGCCAAACAAAAAAACGGGTGGCGTCGTGATCGGCACAACCATAGCTCCGATATTTTTTAACACCGCCGAAGATAGCGGCGCACTGCCGATAGTTGCAAACGTAAATGAGCTTGAGATGGGCGATGAGATAGAAATTTATCCATTTAAAGGCGAAATTTATAAGCTTATTGGCAGCGAGAAAAAGCTAGTGGCAAATTTTAAACTAAACCCAAATACTCTAAGCGATGAGATAAGAGCAGGTGGCAGGATACCGCTTATGATAGGATGGCAAGTGACCAAAAAGGCTAGAGAGGCTCTAGGGCTTGGCGAGGAGCAAATTTTTATAAAGCCAGATCAGCCAAAAGAGCAGAGCGGTGGCTATACGCTGGCTCAAAAGATGGTTGGCAAGGCTTGTGGCGTAGCTGGCGTTAGAGCTGGGGCATACGTGGAGCCAGAAATTTTAACTGTTGGCTCACAAGACACCACTGGGCCGATGACTAGAGATGAGGTCAAAGAGCTTGCAAGCCTTAGTTTTGGCGCGGATTTTGTTTTGCAAAGCTTTTGCCATACGGCTGCTTACCCAAAGCCAAGTGATCTTGTGATGCATGAGAGCTTGCCAAAATTTATAAATTTACGTGGTGGTGTGAGTCTAAAACCAGGCGATGGCGTCATCCACTCTTGGCTAAACCGCATGGTCTTGCCTGACAGCGTTGGTACTGGCGGAGATAGTCACACGAGATTTCCTATTGGTATCAGCTTTCCAGCGGGCAGCGGCCTAGTGGCGTTTGCAGCGGTGCTTGGCATGATGCCGCTAAATATGCCAGAGTCGGTTTTGATCAAATTTAAAGGCGAGCTAAAAGAGGGCGTGACACTTCGCGATCTTGTCAATGCGATACCTTATTTTGCGATCAAAAGAGGGCATTTAAGCGTTGAGAAGAAAAACAAAAAGAATGTTTTTGCGGGTAAAATTTTAGAGATAGAAGGGCTTGAGAGCTTAAAAGTAGAGCAGGCGTTTGAGCTAAGTGATGCTTCGGCTGAACGCTCGGCCGCGGCTTGTGTGGTAAATTTAAGCGTTGATAGCGTTGTGGAGTACGTTCGATCAAATATTGCGCTAATTGACGCGATGATGAAGGCTGGATATGAGAGCCGTGAGACTCTGCTTAGACGAAAAGAAAAAATGCAAAAATGGCTTGAAAATCCAACTCTTTTAAGAGCCGATAAAGATGCAAAATACGCTGAAATTTTGGAGATCGATCTAGCTCAGATAGATGAGCCGATTTTGGCGTGTCCAAATGACCCAGACGATGTGGCAACGCTAAGTGAAATTTTAGCTGATGACAAAAGAGTGCATAAAATCGATGAAGTTTTTGTGGGAAGCTGTATGACAAATATCGGTCATTATAGAGCACTTGCTAGAATTTTGGAGCATGAGAGCAAGCTTACAACTAGACTTTGGATAGCACCGCCGACAAAGATGGATAAAAGCACACTTGAAGATGAAGGCGTTTATGAAATTTTTAAAAGATTAAACGCAAGGACAGAGGTGCCAGGCTGTTCGCTTTGTATGGGCAATCAAGCAAGAGTAAACGACAATGCAGTGGTATTTTCTACATCAACTAGAAATTTTGATAACAGAATGGGTATGGGTGCGAAGGTCTATCTAGGAAGTGCCGAGTTAGCCGCTGTTTGTGCGCTACTTGGGCGTTTACCAAGTGTAGATGAATATAAAAAGATAGTAAAAGATAGCCTTAGCTTAAATAAAGATGAAATTTATAAATATCTAAATTTTAATGAAATAAGCGAGTTTAGTATATAA
- a CDS encoding Na+/H+ antiporter NhaC family protein, whose translation MRQILLLLFFSVALFGVDPEVAKRNAEIYGVFTLIPPVVAIALAFITKDVILSLFIGVFSGTFLINIINENIFMGIVKGFTGIVSRVVESMADKTDSGILLQVLCIGGVVALITKMGGTKAVALWLSKKAKTGISAQISTWLMGIFVFFDDYANALIVGPIMRPISDKFKISREKLAFIIDATAAPIAGIAIISTWVGLEVSLIEKGYELVGETGINAYSIFIETIPYRFYNLFILFFIVCTALMQREYGPMLLAERRARKGELHSGKTQIQDLEDKTLEPKEGVKLSASNAVVPLLVLVIGAFTSFYFSGLAALEGDALKNALANPLSFSTFKDTFGAADSATSLFQAALLASIVAITMGVWRKIFDVKEAISTWVKGWKTMIITVVILLLAWSLSAVIKELGTSRYLVDLLSSSTPKFILPVAVFILGSFISFSTGTSYGTMGILMPLAIPLAYAVGKNYGLEGDAMHAYMIVNISGVLTGAIFGDHCSPISDTTILSSMGAGCNHIDHVSTQMVYALSVCAVCVLVGYLPVALGLSVWIALPCGFLAIWALVRFVGKKVEA comes from the coding sequence GTGAGACAAATTTTATTATTACTTTTTTTTAGCGTTGCGCTTTTTGGTGTCGATCCAGAAGTGGCAAAGAGAAACGCTGAAATTTACGGCGTCTTCACGCTTATACCGCCTGTTGTGGCAATAGCACTTGCTTTTATCACAAAAGACGTTATATTGTCGCTATTTATCGGTGTTTTTAGCGGAACGTTTCTCATAAACATCATCAATGAAAACATCTTTATGGGTATCGTAAAAGGCTTTACAGGTATCGTCTCAAGGGTCGTTGAATCAATGGCTGATAAGACTGATTCTGGTATCTTGCTTCAGGTACTTTGTATCGGCGGTGTGGTCGCACTCATCACAAAGATGGGCGGTACAAAGGCGGTCGCTCTTTGGCTTAGCAAAAAGGCAAAAACAGGTATCTCGGCTCAAATTTCAACTTGGCTCATGGGAATTTTTGTATTTTTCGATGACTACGCAAATGCCCTAATCGTTGGCCCTATTATGAGACCAATAAGCGATAAATTTAAAATAAGCCGCGAAAAACTAGCTTTTATCATCGATGCTACTGCGGCACCGATCGCTGGTATTGCTATCATCTCGACATGGGTTGGCCTTGAGGTTTCACTCATTGAAAAGGGATATGAGCTAGTTGGAGAGACTGGAATTAACGCTTATTCTATATTTATCGAGACAATTCCATATAGATTTTACAACCTTTTTATACTGTTTTTCATCGTTTGTACTGCCTTGATGCAACGTGAATACGGCCCAATGCTATTAGCTGAAAGACGTGCTAGAAAGGGCGAACTTCACTCAGGTAAAACTCAAATTCAAGACCTTGAAGACAAAACTCTTGAGCCAAAAGAAGGCGTAAAACTAAGTGCCTCAAACGCTGTCGTGCCACTTCTTGTGCTAGTTATTGGTGCTTTTACTAGTTTTTACTTTAGTGGTCTTGCTGCACTTGAGGGTGATGCTCTTAAAAATGCACTTGCCAATCCGCTTTCATTTTCTACATTTAAAGATACTTTTGGCGCAGCAGACTCAGCTACATCGCTATTTCAAGCAGCATTACTTGCTAGTATCGTAGCTATCACAATGGGCGTTTGGCGTAAAATTTTTGACGTAAAAGAGGCTATCAGCACATGGGTAAAAGGCTGGAAGACTATGATAATTACGGTTGTGATTTTACTTCTTGCGTGGAGCCTTAGTGCTGTTATCAAAGAGCTTGGCACATCAAGATATTTGGTTGATTTATTAAGCTCTTCTACACCTAAATTTATATTGCCAGTTGCTGTTTTTATCCTTGGTTCGTTTATTAGCTTCTCGACTGGAACAAGCTACGGCACGATGGGAATTTTAATGCCTCTAGCTATCCCACTAGCTTATGCTGTCGGCAAAAACTACGGCCTAGAGGGCGATGCGATGCATGCATATATGATCGTAAATATTTCAGGCGTACTTACAGGTGCGATCTTTGGCGATCACTGCTCACCGATATCGGATACTACGATACTTTCATCAATGGGCGCAGGATGTAACCATATCGATCACGTATCGACTCAAATGGTCTATGCGCTTAGCGTTTGTGCGGTTTGTGTGCTAGTTGGTTACTTGCCGGTTGCACTTGGTCTTAGCGTTTGGATCGCGCTTCCTTGCGGATTTTTAGCGATTTGGGCACTAGTTAGATTTGTTGGAAAGAAAGTAGAAGCATAA
- the trmA gene encoding tRNA (uridine(54)-C5)-methyltransferase TrmA, whose protein sequence is MDCNYLKECGSCTLFTPYDEQILFKTDLVKQNFSEFYDGEFDVFSSTPKHYRTRAEFGIWHEGSKLCYTMHASEKGKKVFIDDCPKVCEQISELMPSLLYNLQESEILRAKLFGVEFISCKSGILVTLLYHKRLDGEFGVAMKILANKLSVTILARSRGQKLLSCELNLIDELDVGGEIYKFSLSENAFIQPNRAVNEKMIAWAKECVQGGADLLELYCGHGNFTIPLSFKFKNVLATEISKSSIANALKNCELNKAKNIKFLRMDADELMSAFAGVREFNRLKDINLSDFNFSHVLVDPPRAGLSESVVNFIKNFKNIIYISCNPETLKENLKEPCKSHKVIKFAIFDQFANTHHIECGVLLRAKE, encoded by the coding sequence TTGGATTGCAATTATTTAAAAGAGTGCGGCTCTTGCACTCTTTTTACTCCTTACGATGAGCAAATTTTATTTAAAACTGACCTTGTAAAACAAAATTTTTCAGAGTTTTATGATGGTGAGTTTGATGTTTTTAGCTCAACGCCAAAACACTACCGCACAAGAGCTGAGTTTGGCATCTGGCACGAAGGCAGCAAGCTTTGCTATACGATGCATGCAAGCGAAAAGGGTAAAAAGGTCTTTATAGATGATTGTCCAAAGGTTTGCGAGCAAATTTCAGAGCTTATGCCAAGCTTGCTTTATAACTTGCAAGAGAGTGAAATACTGCGCGCAAAGCTTTTTGGAGTGGAATTTATATCTTGTAAAAGCGGTATTTTGGTCACACTTCTTTATCATAAAAGGCTTGATGGCGAGTTTGGGGTAGCTATGAAAATTTTAGCTAACAAGCTTAGTGTCACCATACTTGCTAGATCTCGTGGGCAAAAGCTGCTAAGTTGTGAGCTAAATTTGATTGATGAGCTAGACGTTGGCGGTGAAATTTATAAATTTAGCCTATCTGAAAATGCCTTTATCCAGCCAAATAGAGCCGTAAACGAAAAGATGATAGCTTGGGCAAAAGAGTGCGTACAAGGCGGTGCTGACCTTCTTGAGCTCTACTGCGGACATGGAAATTTTACTATTCCGCTTTCGTTTAAATTTAAAAACGTTCTCGCCACTGAAATTTCAAAGAGCTCGATCGCAAATGCCCTTAAAAATTGTGAGCTAAACAAGGCTAAAAACATCAAATTTTTGCGTATGGATGCTGATGAGCTTATGAGCGCATTTGCTGGTGTTAGGGAATTTAATAGGCTCAAGGATATAAATTTAAGCGACTTTAACTTCTCTCATGTCCTTGTTGATCCGCCTCGTGCAGGACTAAGCGAAAGTGTCGTAAATTTCATCAAAAATTTTAAGAATATCATCTATATATCGTGCAACCCAGAGACTCTAAAAGAAAATTTAAAAGAGCCTTGTAAAAGCCATAAAGTGATAAAATTTGCCATTTTTGATCAGTTTGCAAACACTCATCACATCGAGTGTGGCGTGCTACTAAGGGCAAAGGAATAA
- a CDS encoding ankyrin repeat domain-containing protein, whose translation MKKVVFFLFFSVCSLINLHALECSDLAKKESFKTTPNDLAYTNEGLFYCDDSLLNLKEVKELFDASVAVRSESQSCVGNRVYKENLNKLRWLLLKASFAPEFYQKELAKPEVAESEKDARMEYLRYWANESLFNFLKYKKFIEAYKNAQTPLVKFYESLGLDTPSAAYYATSVVNEFLTFGVGKSVNKAKILTPEQNIMAQRINSDELANLLYSKNFSTAELTNLLNIALLNEKSSDMIKEIIRRGADVNLGDETPLFFALKNIENVKILLANKADVNHKNFFGKSALFYAVQFSDKPLCELLLKNGANANESYIDENAKMNMINLGMTQVEDTCGLEHTNRSVFMHAAAHATPEILKLLMDNGADINATDDAGFNALDYAMKEQNENTIKFLENLGLKPNFN comes from the coding sequence ATGAAAAAAGTAGTTTTTTTTCTCTTTTTTAGCGTTTGTTCTTTGATAAATTTACACGCTTTAGAGTGCAGTGATCTTGCCAAAAAAGAGAGCTTTAAAACTACTCCAAACGATCTTGCTTACACGAATGAAGGGCTATTTTACTGTGATGACTCACTTTTAAACTTAAAAGAGGTAAAAGAGCTTTTTGATGCAAGCGTGGCTGTGAGAAGCGAGTCTCAAAGCTGCGTTGGTAATAGAGTTTATAAAGAAAATTTAAATAAGCTTAGATGGCTTTTGCTAAAAGCATCATTTGCTCCCGAGTTTTATCAAAAAGAGCTTGCAAAGCCAGAGGTTGCTGAGAGCGAAAAAGACGCTAGAATGGAGTATCTTAGATACTGGGCAAACGAGAGCTTGTTTAATTTTTTAAAATATAAAAAATTTATCGAAGCTTACAAAAACGCTCAAACTCCGCTTGTAAAATTTTATGAAAGCCTTGGACTTGATACGCCAAGTGCCGCTTACTACGCAACTAGCGTAGTAAATGAGTTTTTGACTTTTGGTGTCGGTAAAAGTGTAAATAAAGCTAAAATTTTAACACCTGAGCAAAATATAATGGCTCAAAGGATAAATTCCGATGAGCTGGCAAATTTACTCTACTCGAAAAATTTCAGTACCGCTGAGCTTACAAATTTACTTAATATCGCACTTTTAAACGAAAAAAGTAGCGATATGATAAAAGAGATCATAAGGCGTGGGGCCGATGTGAATTTGGGTGATGAGACGCCGCTATTTTTTGCTTTAAAAAATATAGAAAATGTAAAAATTTTACTTGCAAATAAAGCCGATGTAAATCACAAAAATTTCTTTGGAAAAAGTGCGCTTTTTTATGCTGTGCAGTTTAGCGATAAGCCACTTTGTGAGCTTTTGCTAAAAAATGGTGCCAATGCCAATGAGAGCTACATAGATGAAAATGCCAAGATGAATATGATAAATTTGGGTATGACGCAAGTCGAAGATACATGTGGATTAGAACACACAAATAGAAGCGTTTTTATGCACGCAGCAGCTCATGCAACGCCAGAAATTTTAAAGCTTTTGATGGATAATGGTGCTGATATTAACGCCACTGATGATGCTGGATTTAACGCGCTTGACTATGCCATGAAAGAACAAAACGAAAATACGATCAAATTTTTAGAAAATTTAGGTTTAAAACCAAATTTCAATTAG